A genomic window from Solanum stenotomum isolate F172 chromosome 10, ASM1918654v1, whole genome shotgun sequence includes:
- the LOC125841236 gene encoding uncharacterized protein LOC125841236: MLSASSAATTPATAIAAKAFRTQIPQLHTIRTRTDHCFGPQQFSKTSYRLFVHPVKAMAETVATQSAPKLSTSGRKQALISLSDKTDLAKLGNGLQELGYTIVSTGGTASALEGAGVSVTKVEELTRFPEMLDGRVKTLHPGIHGGILARRDQEHHMEALEKHEIGTFDVVVVNLYPFYAKVSSSSGISFEDGIENIDIGGPAMIRAAAKNHRDVLVVVDSEDYPDLLEFLHGDSDDQQFRRKLAWKAFQHVASYDSAVSEWLWKQTVGDKFPPSLTVPLSLKDQLRYGENPHQKAAVYADKSLSEVNAGGIATVIQHHGKEMSYNNYLDADAAWNCVCDFNKPTCVVVKHTNPCGVASRNDIIEAYRLAVKADPVSAFGGIVAFNVEVDEALAKDIREFRSPTDGETRMFYEIVVAPKYTEKGLEVLRGKSKTLRILEASKNNKGKLSLRQIGGGWLAQDSDDLTPEDIQFNVMSDKTPQENELNDAQFAWLCVKHVKSNAIVIAKNNCMLGMGSGQPNRLESLRIAMRKAGDEVKGAALASDAFFPFAWNDAVEEACQSGVSVIAEPGGSIRDKDAVECCNKYGVSLVFTNVRHFRH; encoded by the exons ATGCTATCGGCCTCTTCCGCCGCCACCACGCCGGCCACCGCCATTGCCGCCAAAGCTTTCCGCACCCAAATTCCGCAGCTCCACACAATCCGAACAAGAACTGATCATTGTTTCGGTCCACAACAG TTCTCGAAGACATCGTATAGGTTGTTTGTTCATCCAGTGAAGGCCATGGCTGAAACTGTAGCTACTCAGTCTGCTCCCAAGTTGTCAACTTcag GGAGGAAGCAAGCATTGATATCACTTTCAGATAAGACAGACTTGGCTAAGCTTGGCAATGGGCTGCAGGAGTTGGG GTACACAATTGTTTCAACGGGAGGCACTGCATCCGCTTTGGAAGGTGCTGGTGTGTCTGTCACCAAAGTGGAAGAGCTGACACGTTTCCCTGAAATG CTTGATGGCCGTGTAAAAACTTTGCATCCAGGCATTCATGGAGGTATTCTTGCTAGAAGGGATCAGGAGCATCACATGGAAGCTCTTGAAAAGCATGAAATTG GTACATTTGATGTTGTAGTGGTCAACTTGTATCCCTTTTATGCCAAGGTTTCTTCTTCAAGTGGAATTTCATTTGAGGATGGAATTGAAAACATCGATATTGGTGGACCTGCCATGATTAGAGCTGCTGCAAAG AATCATAGGGATGTTTTGGTCGTAGTTGATTCTGAAGATTACCCAGATCTTTTGGAGTTCCTACACGGAGATAGTGATGACCAACAATTTCGAAGGAAGTTGGCCTGGAAAGCTTTTCAACATGTTGCTTCATATGATTCTGCAGTTTCAGAGTGGCTGTGGAAACAGACTGTTGGAG ATAAGTTCCCTCCCAGCCTGACAGTGCCACTCTCTCTAAAAGACCAACTTCGATATGGTGAAAATCCTCATCAGAAGGCTGCAGTTTATGCTGACAAGTCTCTGTCTGAGGTTAATGCTGGTGGAATTGCAACTGTTATCCAACACCATGGCAAG GAGATGTCATATAACAACTATCTGGATGCCGATGCAGCTTGGAATTGTGTCTGTGATTTTAATAAACCAACATGTGTTGTTGTGAAGCATACAAATCCTTGTGGAGTTGCATCACGGAATGATATCATTGAAGCATATAGGCTAGCTGTGAAAGCAGATCCAGTTAGTGCATTTGGTGGTATAGTAGCCTTCAATGTCGAAGTTGATGAG GCTCTTGCAAAGGATATTCGAGAATTTAGAAGCCCTACAGATGGTGAGACTAGGATGTTTTATGAAATAGTAGTCGCACCAAAGTACACAGAGAAGGGTCTTGAGGTTCTCCGTGGGAAGTCTAAGACTTTGAGAATCCTTGAGGCAAGTAAAAACAACAAGGGAAAACTTTCTCTTAGGCAAATTGGTGGTGGTTGGTTAGCTCAGGACTCAGATGATTTGACCCCGGAAGATATCCAATTCAATGTCATGTCTGACAAAACTCCACAAGAAAATGAGCTTAATGATGCACAGTTTGCTTGGTTATGTGTCAAGCATGTCAAGAGCAATGCCATAGTAATTGCCAAG AACAATTGTATGTTAGGAATGGGGAGTGGACAACCAAATCGTCTAGAGAGTTTGAGGATTGCTATGAGGAAAGCTGGAGATGAAGTAAAAGGAGCTGCTTTGGCAAGTGATGCTTTCTTCCCATTTG CATGGAATGATGCTGTTGAAGAGGCGTGTCAAAGCGGAGTGAGCGTTATTGCAGAACCAGGAGGGAGTATAAGGGACAAGGATGCAGTGGAGTGCTGTAACAAGTATGGAGTCTCACTTGTTTTCACCAACGTGAGACACTTCAGACATTAG
- the LOC125841240 gene encoding premnaspirodiene oxygenase-like: MESIAIYFFASLLFILVILKIRSSHAASSSSSSKLPPGPWKLPIIGNLHQLAAGGPLVHKVLRDFSKKHGPIMHLQLGHVSTILVSTPETAKQVMKTQDIVFASRSQPLAAKIISYDSANIGFAPYGDYWRQMRKICVLDLLSTKHVQSFRSLREEEFSGLARFLASHAGSPVNLTQLLHSTMLAFTSRAAVGKKFKSTDKFISILCELLKVGSGFTIADFYPSIKWLQHITGLRSKLEKLHHEVDRLLDEIIDDHIVVDNNTTGMHEDLVDVLLRVQNDGNYEITRKNIKAVILDMFAAGTDTSATTVDWTMAEMLKNPSVLEKAQEEVRRVFGEKGYVDESNFDQLKYLKAVIKETLRLHPPAPLLLPRLSREKCNIDGYEIPHKTQVLVNVWTIGRDSRYWEDAECFKAERFLDSSIDFNGNNFEYIPFGAGRRMCPGMSFGLANVEHPLALFLYQFDWKLPNGMKHEELDMSEVYFGVTVRRKLNMHVIPIVSKPV; the protein is encoded by the exons ATGGAGTCTATTGCAATTTATTTCTTTGCTTCTCTACTTTTCATACTTGTTATTCTCAAAATAAGAAGTAGCCAtgctgcttcttcttcttcttcttcaaagctTCCTCCAGGACCATGGAAATTACCTATTATTGGAAACTTACATCAATTAGCAGCTGGTGGCCCTTTAGTCCACAAAGTCCTTAGAGACTTTTCTAAAAAACATGGACCAATAATGCACTTGCAACTTGGACATGTCTCTACTATACTTGTTTCCACACCTGAAACTGCAAAACAAGTGATGAAAACTCAAGACATAGTCTTTGCATCAAGGTCTCAGCCTCTTGCTGCtaagattatttcttatgaTTCCGCCAACATAGGATTCGCTCCATATGGTGATTACTGGAGACAGATGCGTAAAATATGTGTACTTGATCTTCTAAGCACCAAGCATGTTCAGTCCTTCCGGTCTCTTAGAGAAGAAGAATTCTCAG GTCTTGCTAGATTCTTGGCAAGTCATGCTGGATCCCCTGTTAATTTGACTCAATTGCTACATTCTACTATGTTGGCTTTCACTTCTAGAGCAGCAGTTGGGAAAAAGTTCAAAAGCACAGACAAGTTCATATCTATATTATGTGAACTTCTTAAAGTTGGGAGTGGTTTTACTATTGCTGATTTTTACCCTTCAATCAAGTGGCTTCAACATATAACTGGTCTTAGGTCAAAATTGGAGAAGCTTCATCATGAAGTAGATAGGCTACTTGATGAGATTATAGATGATCATATTGTTGTTGACAACAACACCACAGGTATGCATGAGGACCTGGTGGATGTCCTTTTAAGAGTACAAAATGACGGAAATTATGAAATAACTCGAAAAAATATTAAAGCAGTGATCTTG GACATGTTTGCAGCGGGAACAGATACTTCAGCAACAACTGTTGATTGGACAATGGCAGAAATGCTCAAGAACCCAAGTGTCTTAGAGAAAGCACAAGAAGAAGTCAGGAGAGTTTTTGGTGAAAAAGGTTATGTGGATGAATCAAACTTTGATCAATTGAAATACTTAAAAGCAGTCATCAAAGAGACACTAAGGTTGCATCCACCTGCCCCTTTGTTACTCCCAAGGCTAAGTAGAGAAAAATGTAACATTGATGGTTATGAAATACCACACAAGACTCAAGTGTTGGTGAATGTTTGGACAATTGGAAGAGACTCAAGATATTGGGAGGATGCAGAGTGCTTTAAAGCAGAGAGATTTCTTGATAGTTCAATTGATTTCAATGGGAATAATTTTGAGTACATACCATTTGGTGCAGGAAGAAGGATGTGTCCTGGCATGTCATTTGGTCTAGCAAATGTAGAGCATCCATTGGCTCTTTTTCTATATCAATTTGATTGGAAGCTACCCAATGGAATGAAACATGAAGAATTGGACATGAGTGAGGTGTATTTTGGTGTGACAGTGAGAAGAAAACTAAATATGCATGTAATTCCTATAGTCTCTAAGCCTGTGTAA